In [Leptolyngbya] sp. PCC 7376, a genomic segment contains:
- a CDS encoding ABC transporter permease, with translation MDEFIQLDGGDLGWAFGLIALAIALSRWQKLDLEGQFLIATGRTLLQLAVVGYVLGAVFALAHPIPVFGIILVMLSIAAIASKNRLQGAGNFPLMFGSIFLGFALPLTYVLIFIVQPERWYDPQYLIPLSGMMMGNAMNSASLAGERLSSQIKSSRLEIETQLCLGATPKQAIATYRREAIRASLIPTINVMMVVGLVSLPGIFTGQVLSGIDPLNAASYQILILFMIAATNMLSTSLVTEGIYRQFFNNESQLVLE, from the coding sequence ATGGACGAATTTATTCAGCTCGACGGAGGGGATTTGGGATGGGCTTTTGGATTAATCGCATTGGCGATCGCCCTATCTCGGTGGCAAAAGCTTGATCTCGAAGGACAATTTCTCATCGCCACAGGACGCACTCTTCTCCAGCTTGCGGTGGTGGGCTATGTGCTGGGAGCGGTCTTTGCATTGGCACATCCGATACCTGTGTTCGGCATTATTCTGGTGATGCTCTCCATCGCGGCGATCGCCTCAAAAAATCGTCTACAGGGCGCAGGCAATTTTCCGTTAATGTTTGGGTCAATTTTTCTTGGGTTTGCGTTGCCTCTAACCTATGTGTTGATCTTTATCGTGCAACCTGAGCGTTGGTATGACCCACAATATTTGATTCCGTTGTCAGGAATGATGATGGGCAATGCGATGAATAGTGCGTCTCTTGCGGGGGAAAGACTCAGTAGCCAAATCAAATCTAGTCGCCTCGAAATCGAAACTCAGCTCTGTCTCGGCGCAACTCCAAAACAGGCGATCGCCACCTATCGCCGCGAAGCAATCCGAGCCAGCCTAATCCCAACTATTAACGTCATGATGGTTGTCGGACTTGTCAGTTTGCCCGGTATTTTTACAGGACAAGTTTTATCTGGCATCGATCCTTTAAACGCAGCTTCCTATCAAATCCTCATTCTGTTTATGATTGCTGCCACTAATATGCTCAGTACATCTCTCGTCACAGAAGGCATTTATCGGCAATTCTTTAACAATGAGTCTCAACTAGTTCTGGAATAA
- a CDS encoding DegT/DnrJ/EryC1/StrS aminotransferase family protein, whose protein sequence is MSQIPPVDLGRQYATIADEANAAVLDILSSGRYIGGAPVTDFETHFAAYHETPYAAGCNSGTDALFLGLKGLGIGAGDEVITSTFTFIATAEAICMMGATPVFVDITADSFNLDLDQVKAAITPKTKAVIPVHLFGRPVDMHKLMAIAADHNLKIIEDCAQATGAAWGDKKVGAIGDVGCFSFFPTKNLGGCGDGGAITTHNERLLAEVKMLRQHGSKIRYQHDVMGVNSRLDTIQAVILNIKLRHLDQWNKQRAAIAQRYTKLLAGLEEQIQLPTSPNGGTHIWNQYTLLVKDGKRDTLKAKLQEQGVSSMIYYPKPLHLQPVFLEYDYQSGQFPIAEECSHQVLSLPMFPDLSEPEQQQVVAALKKSLTEI, encoded by the coding sequence ATGAGCCAAATTCCTCCCGTTGATTTAGGACGCCAATACGCAACCATTGCAGATGAAGCCAATGCAGCCGTTCTAGATATTCTCAGCTCTGGGCGTTACATCGGCGGCGCACCTGTCACAGACTTTGAAACTCATTTTGCGGCCTATCACGAAACTCCCTATGCAGCAGGTTGCAACTCTGGAACTGACGCATTATTTCTCGGCTTAAAAGGATTAGGCATTGGGGCTGGCGATGAAGTTATTACTTCTACCTTTACGTTTATTGCCACAGCCGAAGCAATTTGTATGATGGGGGCAACGCCCGTTTTTGTTGATATTACAGCGGATAGTTTTAATCTCGATCTCGACCAAGTTAAAGCTGCCATCACTCCCAAGACAAAAGCCGTCATTCCAGTGCATCTTTTCGGACGACCCGTTGATATGCATAAGCTCATGGCGATCGCCGCTGACCATAATTTAAAAATCATTGAAGACTGTGCCCAAGCCACTGGAGCTGCATGGGGTGATAAGAAAGTTGGGGCGATTGGTGATGTCGGTTGTTTTAGTTTCTTCCCCACGAAAAATCTTGGTGGTTGCGGTGATGGTGGTGCCATTACGACCCACAATGAAAGACTGCTCGCTGAAGTCAAGATGCTACGGCAACATGGCTCAAAAATTCGGTATCAACATGATGTAATGGGTGTAAACAGTCGTCTTGATACCATCCAAGCAGTCATCCTCAATATCAAACTGCGCCATCTCGACCAGTGGAATAAACAGAGGGCGGCGATCGCCCAACGCTATACAAAATTATTGGCCGGTTTAGAAGAGCAGATTCAATTACCCACTAGCCCTAATGGCGGAACTCATATTTGGAATCAGTACACACTTTTAGTGAAGGATGGCAAGCGGGATACTCTCAAAGCAAAACTTCAGGAACAGGGGGTTAGCTCTATGATTTATTATCCAAAGCCTCTACATTTACAGCCTGTCTTTTTGGAATATGACTATCAATCAGGTCAATTTCCTATTGCGGAAGAATGCTCCCATCAGGTTTTGTCGCTGCCGATGTTTCCCGATCTGAGCGAACCAGAACAGCAGCAAGTGGTGGCTGCTCTGAAAAAATCTCTCACTGAAATTTAG
- a CDS encoding SDR family oxidoreductase has translation MSNPLQILVTGATGRTGSLVVQKLQALPKQFSVKCFGRSPQKATEIFGSTENFYFGSILETQALETAIVGCDALVILTSATPQMKAPSQTGQRPEFAFPDGEMPEQIDYQGQLNQINAAKKAGVQHIVLIGSMGGTDENHFLNTLGNGNILIWKRKAEQYLVDSGIDYTIVRAGGLLNEKGGKRELVVSKNDVLLKNTPDGITTGIPRADVAEVVVQALLEPNARNKAFDVVTKPESQATVTNNFSALFAQTQPGL, from the coding sequence ATGTCTAATCCTCTCCAAATTCTTGTCACTGGTGCCACTGGACGCACAGGCTCCTTAGTCGTTCAAAAGCTGCAAGCATTACCAAAGCAATTTTCGGTTAAATGCTTTGGGCGATCGCCTCAGAAAGCCACAGAAATATTTGGCTCCACTGAGAATTTTTACTTCGGTAGCATTCTGGAAACACAGGCTCTTGAGACAGCTATTGTAGGCTGTGATGCCTTAGTGATTCTCACCAGCGCAACACCTCAAATGAAAGCGCCTTCCCAAACCGGACAACGGCCAGAATTCGCCTTTCCAGACGGAGAAATGCCCGAACAGATTGACTATCAAGGTCAGCTTAACCAAATTAATGCCGCAAAAAAGGCTGGAGTTCAGCATATTGTGCTCATTGGTTCGATGGGCGGTACTGACGAAAATCATTTTCTGAATACCCTCGGCAACGGCAATATTTTGATTTGGAAACGCAAGGCAGAGCAATATCTTGTCGACTCCGGCATTGACTACACCATCGTTCGGGCAGGTGGTTTGCTCAACGAAAAAGGTGGTAAACGAGAACTCGTCGTCAGCAAAAATGATGTCTTGCTCAAGAACACTCCTGATGGCATAACAACAGGCATTCCTCGCGCGGATGTTGCAGAAGTTGTAGTGCAAGCTTTACTCGAACCCAATGCCCGCAATAAAGCATTTGATGTGGTAACCAAGCCGGAATCTCAAGCAACAGTCACCAATAATTTCTCCGCTCTATTTGCCCAAACTCAACCGGGTTTATAG
- a CDS encoding DUF4253 domain-containing protein, whose protein sequence is MDLNQAFNQIRTLGTNGINCDVTTENIIERLSTWSKNFEFDVLEIDYATVKLAFKTMPKELRKFCEEVYEFCPDTIDQGYGCLMDLIEIAEAHGQQIPPENLELMEGLDPDSDDFGLEVMQRDLLRTKTLTLWWD, encoded by the coding sequence ATGGATTTAAATCAAGCATTTAACCAAATACGAACTTTAGGAACGAATGGCATCAATTGCGATGTGACGACAGAAAATATTATTGAACGCCTATCAACATGGTCAAAGAATTTTGAGTTCGATGTTTTAGAAATCGATTATGCCACAGTGAAATTAGCTTTCAAGACAATGCCGAAAGAGCTGCGTAAATTTTGCGAAGAAGTCTATGAGTTTTGCCCTGACACTATTGATCAAGGATATGGCTGTTTAATGGATCTCATCGAGATCGCGGAGGCACATGGGCAACAGATACCACCTGAAAATCTAGAGCTAATGGAAGGGCTTGATCCAGATTCCGATGATTTTGGATTAGAGGTGATGCAGAGAGATTTATTAAGGACAAAGACATTAACGCTTTGGTGGGATTAG
- a CDS encoding NblA/ycf18 family protein, whose protein sequence is MTDNPSTLRMEQQFRLKMLGDAVKGASHEQLEELFLEASRQLMLKDNWIHQMFRECHFSGFPGLKKST, encoded by the coding sequence ATGACAGATAATCCAAGTACGCTCCGAATGGAGCAGCAGTTTCGTTTGAAGATGTTAGGCGATGCAGTGAAAGGTGCTAGCCATGAGCAACTAGAGGAGCTTTTTCTCGAAGCTTCGAGGCAGTTGATGTTAAAAGATAACTGGATTCATCAAATGTTCAGAGAATGTCATTTTTCTGGATTCCCTGGTTTGAAAAAATCAACATAG